The proteins below are encoded in one region of Flavobacteriales bacterium:
- a CDS encoding PD40 domain-containing protein: protein MKIYLILFIAFLISLAQLSAQNIDFVKENFPQDKGEMKEALKEIKLGDQQFIYGISGFQKAIKHYLKAYAFNQNNAMLNYKIGRTYILHTNDKRAMDYLLSAFRLNPRVNKDIHFYLGQAYHYNLQLEKAIEEFGNYQDTYTDEVSNNRRAKVNRKIKECKNGIELMANPVRVFIDNLGANVNTSSQEYAPVITADESMMIITSKRPGTTGGKMDENFNVFMEDIYVTKHRNGEWTKLENLGKPVNTTSHDASVGLSPDGQRMIIYYGDNGGD, encoded by the coding sequence ATGAAAATATATCTGATTTTATTTATTGCCTTTTTAATTTCTCTAGCTCAGCTAAGTGCGCAAAATATTGATTTTGTAAAAGAAAACTTCCCTCAGGATAAGGGAGAGATGAAAGAGGCCTTGAAAGAAATTAAATTAGGTGACCAGCAGTTTATTTATGGAATATCGGGATTTCAGAAAGCTATAAAGCACTACCTAAAGGCCTATGCTTTTAATCAAAATAACGCAATGCTTAATTACAAAATAGGCAGAACGTACATTCTGCATACTAATGATAAGAGAGCAATGGATTATTTGCTTTCGGCATTCCGATTAAATCCTCGAGTTAATAAGGATATTCACTTTTATTTAGGTCAAGCTTACCACTATAACTTGCAATTGGAAAAAGCGATAGAGGAATTTGGGAATTATCAAGATACATATACAGATGAAGTTTCAAATAATAGAAGGGCAAAAGTAAATAGGAAAATAAAAGAATGTAAGAACGGTATTGAATTAATGGCCAATCCGGTAAGAGTATTTATCGATAATCTTGGTGCTAATGTTAACACTAGTTCACAAGAATATGCTCCTGTTATTACTGCCGATGAATCTATGATGATTATCACTTCCAAACGACCAGGAACAACAGGAGGGAAGATGGATGAAAACTTTAATGTTTTTATGGAAGATATATATGTCACCAAACATAGAAATGGGGAATGGACCAAACTTGAAAATCTAGGTAAGCCTGTTAATACAACAAGTCATGATGCATCGGTGGGTCTGTCTCCAGACGGACAAAGAATGATTATTTATTACGGAGATAATGGTGGTGATT
- a CDS encoding tetratricopeptide repeat protein has protein sequence MINKYLLLFLFAVSYTCAIAQDEAATSAMDTVHYAGDTLNSNVEKIYNTGIVSFNKGDFAEAIKNFSLALDSDSTFLRAAYNRGLANKELRNFEEALKDFDIVIQLDPDSNNMGYYQRGSVNADLGNVKEAVEDYDNSVRVSPDHAQSYYYRGVLKFGLQDYDGAIADYTNAIKNKEDYAHAFNDRGSAKRMKEDFKGAVSDYKSAVRLDKKMAFSFNNLGSALKRMENYEEAIKAYSVAIKLKPAYKIAINNRGSARFGLGDYEGAIKDFDKVIKLDAKYAYAYNNRAGSKIKMKDYKGAIQDCNKALQLDNEYGYAYLNRGIAKEMIRNAKGACDDWKKANELGVENTDAYLQQSCDY, from the coding sequence ATGATCAACAAGTATTTATTGCTCTTCTTATTTGCAGTGAGTTATACATGTGCAATTGCACAGGATGAAGCGGCGACTTCTGCCATGGATACTGTTCATTATGCTGGTGATACATTGAATTCTAATGTAGAGAAAATATATAATACAGGTATTGTAAGTTTTAATAAAGGAGATTTTGCCGAGGCTATTAAAAACTTCTCACTTGCATTAGATTCGGATTCTACTTTCTTAAGAGCGGCATATAATAGGGGATTAGCGAATAAGGAGTTACGGAATTTTGAAGAGGCTCTAAAGGATTTCGATATAGTAATACAGTTGGACCCAGATTCAAATAACATGGGCTATTACCAAAGAGGAAGCGTTAACGCGGATTTAGGAAATGTTAAGGAGGCTGTTGAAGATTATGATAATTCAGTAAGGGTTAGCCCGGACCATGCCCAGTCCTATTATTATCGTGGGGTATTAAAATTCGGGTTACAGGATTATGATGGAGCAATAGCCGATTATACAAATGCAATAAAGAACAAAGAAGACTACGCACACGCATTTAATGATAGAGGAAGTGCGAAGCGAATGAAAGAAGATTTTAAAGGAGCAGTTTCTGATTATAAAAGTGCTGTTAGGTTGGATAAGAAAATGGCTTTTTCTTTCAATAATTTAGGAAGTGCTTTGAAACGTATGGAAAATTATGAAGAAGCAATAAAAGCTTATTCAGTTGCAATAAAGTTGAAGCCGGCCTATAAAATTGCTATTAATAATAGAGGTAGTGCACGATTTGGATTAGGTGACTATGAAGGAGCCATTAAAGATTTTGACAAAGTAATTAAATTGGATGCCAAATATGCTTATGCATATAACAATAGAGCAGGTTCAAAGATTAAAATGAAGGACTATAAGGGAGCTATTCAAGATTGCAACAAGGCATTACAACTGGATAATGAGTACGGTTATGCCTATTTAAATAGAGGAATTGCGAAAGAGATGATTCGAAATGCAAAAGGGGCTTGTGATGATTGGAAGAAAGCGAATGAATTGGGTGTGGAAAATACGGATGCATATCTTCAACAAAGTTGTGATTATTAA